GATTCAATTTATCTTGGCCCTCTGTTTAAGCATTCATACTGAAGGCTTACATGCTATAACATTTTAAACTTTCCCAGCTAGCACACGTTACATTTCTACCTTAGAAAATTCCTATTTCTACTCTTGCTAATTAGATGATTTCAAAAGAATACTGAAGTACACATACTCCCTGCACATTTACTTCAGTAAGAAAAGTATTGTTAAAAGTGTTAAAATTTCCCTGCTTGTTAAAGTAACAAATAGATACGACCTCTTACATATGCAAGCTTTACAAGGAATCATATTAATATACCGATCAAGAAGAAAGGTGTCTATATCCTGGACCATCATTTTCTTAACAAAGGGTGAAAGTTCTTGACTTGACAAGGACTGACCTGAGGGATAATTTTCTAAGAAGTTGAACTTTGAAGTTTTTTCCCTTAATAAAACAATTGATACCCTTTCCCTCTTCATGACATCTTGGAAAGGACACTTATTTTTATCAGTTTGTTCCAATCCAGCTTGAACGTAGATACAGAATGCAATAAATGGAACTCAAAAGATAACAAAGCACAAAGGCAAATAGGACACCTAAATCTTTAGCATTGTCAGTTTGTTTCATTCTAGTTTGAAAGTAGATATGGACTGCAATGGGTAAAATTAAACAGATAACGAGCATAAGGGTGAAAAGGCATTACACAAGAGAAGGTTTAAAGAAATTGCACAAATATACTAACCTGTATTTACCTCATCACCACCTAAGTGGAAGAACTTGAATGGAAAGATTTCCCTCATGCCTGCAAAATGAGAAAATGAAATGTCAATATTGATTAACAAGCAGCAGGAAAACTGCATTTTACAGAAAAGTCATCCAGCCTAGTTACATACAAGGAAGCAAGCACATCTGACAAGAACCAGGAAGGACACACATTTGGCAACAGTCAAAGAGATCTAACAGGCAGAATAATACCAGTATTTTAAGGTTTGTCATGGTGTGAAATGAACCATTGATATGCcatgcagtttttttttttccctgaaaCTTTCCAACAAAGTAGTTGGAGAAATTCAATGGGCTATGTGCAACTACtgattaattgaaaaaaaaatactattcaaTTTGgtttggtgtttttttttttgggggggtggGGGGAGGCTGCATGTCCCTTATTTAACTAAAGCACATAAGCAACAGTGAGCGGCTGTTGCAAACTAAAGTAAACTTCAACCATCCAAATGTTAAGGACGTAGAAGCAATAACTGGTCAAGTTTACAAGGAAGCACCAGATAACACCATGAAAATTTACAGTCACACTGTGAAACATGACTAATTGTAGTTCTTGTAACATAGAATATGGACTTCAGGTGATTTGAGTACTACTCAATAGAGGCTAAACGATGAGCAAAAACAACATACAAACCACTAAGTGAAAAAACACATTAGCCGAGGTTtcaacaaagaaaacaaagcaGTAAGCTCATGGTTTGCATGCTAAATTAAGTTCCATTTCGCCAACGCTTGTACTAACCTGCAAGGATGCCAGAAATCACATCAAAGGTAAAGTTTTTAGAAATGTCCAGGGGCTCTCTGCAAGAGGGCGAAGGCCAGAGATCAGGATAACCTTTACCCCTACAAAGAATCCAGGAAAAGAAAACGTAAGCTTCAAGCGATATAGCAGGTTCATTGTCAAAACAAGATATATTGGCTAATGATAATCAACAACCTTCATAAGATCACAAGGCTCGTAAGCACTTTACCCTAGGTATAAGATTCTGCTAAATGCAATGATAATGGGGAGTAAGAATAGCGACTAGAATGCAACATATGATTTTCTCGCTTTTGaaacagaagaaagaaaatgtgaaaaactTGTGAtagaaaatatgttttaaaaaagtATAAATATTCCCACCTCACCCTCTATTCTTCCATGAATTTGAATGTTGCTCAGATGGTTCAATCCCCAAAGTTGTGCTCATGGGCAAACACATTAATGTTCTTCTTTAAGTGGCCTTTTGTGCAGAACTTAACGTTTGCTTTCAGGAATATACACAACTTATATTATTCTTCAACAGTATCATAAGGTATTTAACTATCTAGGTTTTGGTATTAATATTAGGACACCCGGGACTGCATGTAGAAATACTTTTTGTCCCCATAGTCACACTCATGCAGAAAATACATAACCTTGTAATTTGCCATCTCTATTAAGAATTCAGCACTTTTGTAAATAAACTAATATCCTCAAATAAACTAATATCCTCAGATGcataaattttagtttttaaacaagGAAACATAACATCAATGCACTTACCATGACTCTGCATGACCAGGGACGTCAACTTCTGCCATGACATTGATACCTGCCTTCAGTTAATAATTCTAATCAGAACATTACCCAAATTATAAATTGCATATTATTTAACTAAGAATAAAGTTATTAAAGTTTTACTAAATTAAAAGAAGGAAGATGTTCTTATTGAGAACTTTTAACAACTGCTCAGGGGATGACATACCTCTCATTTTCGCATAGCTTCATATTGGACCGAATAAATGAGACGAGAAGAGTTGACCAAAAGAACACCATTAGATTCAGAATTGAAGAAATTACATATGAGGCACTAAAATTAGTTCCAGTAGTTTCATAAGTCATTAAAATGAGAAATAGGAGAACTAATTCTATAAGAAGCACAATGAAACAAGTTAAACTATATGCCTCTATTGGGAGGTGAAGGATTTGTTCCTCCTCTTCAGAGTTAACCTataaaaataacacaaaaatgaTGAGATGGTACCCAAAACGAATCTGTCATTGTTCCACATTCTTGACTTTATAAGAGTCCTAAACTTCTGATATGACAAGAAGATACAGTAAAAACCCTTATTCCATTTCTGAAATTCTTCAAAACAGTCCCCCATAAAAGCTATAGTTTTGTTTATGTTCAGCTTATCTTTATGTTCAGCTTATCAGCATATGGAGTTATTATCATCTAAGGAGAACTACAATCAACTGTACTGAGAGTCTCAGTTTTGTTATAATAACAAAAACCTACACacaattatttgattttccagTAATGTCTCCTCAGATTTCAGATTATGTTATAAAAACTTTCCTTATTTTTAACAGAACTGGTGCCATCACAAACTTTTGTTATACTTCCAAATTAGCCAGGCAAATTTATAGGAAAGTTAAGCCATTCTCAATAAATAATTAGTATATTTTGTAAAGCTTCTTGAGTGTTAGCAACATAAGCTAACAAGGGGTAGTATCACAGGGAAGATGACTATGATTTACCCATTATTGGAAGGCTAAGCATTTTCGCACAGAATTTGAAGCTAAAATAGGGTGTGACTGCCAGTCTCCAGACACAACTGGCTGACTTAATTAAAAACCAGACCATTTGTTCCATATTAGTTCCTTGCACTTGCCCAACCACCATTTTTACTTTTGAGTTCTACCTTTTCAAACACAACTGTCcaccaaaaattattttcattaatgTACTCTAGTAACAActcaatttttcaacaaaagaaatGATGGGAAAGATTCTTCCTGCCACAACTGAGTCGctaaattcctttttctttttcttttttgctaaTTGAGTCTAGTATCACAAAGTTATTGAGCATAAACTTCTTATTAAGATTAAATACTTATTAGTTAAATTCACAAAAgaatttcaataaaaataaaagaaaatatacctAACAATTTCTTGGGCATCCTCAACCGTATAGCGTTCCCATTTGGAATATGCCCCTTTCCACAACTTTGGGTATCTAGGCACTTCCAGAGGAAAGGACTCTTCATCTATGATGTGCCAGTGAAGGACATTCTAATGAATGCAAcgaaaatttcaaattcttttgcaGGTTGTTTAGAAGAGAATCAAAAGTTTTGAGCAAGCACTCCAAATAATTGTCCTCTACAAAGTAATAGCTGCAAAGTAAGTAGCTCTTAATATGTCTTACAAGTTTAGCATAGGACATTGATTCAATGACTTGCTTGATAACATCAATGGGATAATAGTGTCTTGAAGTATCTGCAGAAGAGTACATAAAATAGCTGTAAAGAGCAGAATAGTCTAGAATTCCATTTAAGCATGAATTTCAGTCAACATTTACTAGAACATACCAAGCGAAAGCCCACGATACTCGAACCTTGGCTTGTCTTGAATGAACCATGGTGCTTTGGACACTAGCACAGTTTTAGCTCCATAATCAAATACACACAGTTGGCTCAATGTCTGGAAGAGAGAAATCAAATGGGAAACGAGTAAGCATATGAACTTATATATGAGATCTGAAGCTCCCATTGGCAAGCATATCTTGTTGTGGACAGTGGTATAGATTAACAGCCAAACATCCAGTTTACTCAAATCTTAGTAAGAGAACCTTACGCTTGGACTCAAACAAAAATATACACTAGTAAAAGTGAGATTCAGCAGGAGACAATTCTCTCAAGATATGTGCTCTTCCTGTTTCTACAGATTTTCAATCTCTGATTTTCTTTCTACTCAATCAAAGAAATGGCAGTACATCAGCATCTCATTTTATAGCCACAAGTACTTTACATATAACCACATTTAACCATAATCTAGTATGAATACTAATTAGTTTCTATAATTTTGTTGCATGGTGCGTACCTCCAACCCACGTAGTGCGCCATACACAGAATTAGCCTGCAGGGGAACAAACACAACCAATACTGAAGATGTAAGGGAATAAGGAAATGAGGAAGACAATTAAACAAACTTAAGCAAGTGTAGCTAATATAGGGATCCATAAACTCATAACCGGTCGTAGGGAAACGTTTTGTGTACCTAGCCTCGAAAAAGATGAAATCAAATTCATATAGGAGCTCCGGTTGGAAATTTACCTCAATGGTGGCTTCCCCGATAATCGAATGTTCGTCATTCTTTCCCACCAACAACGAATAGCTCTCATCTACTCCAAGTTGCAACTGTCCaaaaaaaaacgaaagaaaaaacccagaaaaaaaagagagagagagagaatcaaGTAACCAACCAAACATAAGCCAATTAAACccccaaaaaatgaaaaaaaaaaaacaaataattgaatatataagaaaaacaaaaagacccCAAATTACCTCTTCATTGTCGGACTGAACAATAATGCTAAGCTTCTGAATATCATAGACAACTCCAGAAGTGCTGGGTACTTTGGAAGAATGCTTAAAGATGAGATCTTTATATCTCTGAACAGCTTCTTTAACGATACCAGAAGCGCCGCCATTGCCGCTAAGCACAAGCGAGAGATTGGGATCGACGGTGAGGGTTTGATTGCCGAAAGTGTattgagccggcaagggccagAGCAAAGTGAGGGATTGATCATCGAAGTGGAGCTTTGACTTGTGAAGTGACAGAGTTCGAGAAGAATTGACCGGAGTTGGGAACGATCGAGAGATGGACAGGAGGAAAGGGAAGAGCAAGAAAAAGAGAGTTGGGCGTTTTGAGGGCATGTTTTTGAAATCAGTTTTGACCCTGGTTACAGCCAGCGTACGGAGGAAGACGGTAGCAGTACGATTGTCAGAAATGATCAGCTTTGCGTTTTTGTGGTTTGGAACTTTTTGAGTTGGGAGTCTGGAATCCGGATTGAGAAAATTTTTCCCTTTGGAAATGGATAATGCTACTACAGTGGAGGGGAAAAGAAATTTATTATATTCCATCCTTTGCATGATACTACTATTTATTAACGAGCTTGGTTTGCAACATAATAATGgttttatattttcttatgGGAAGAGGACAATAActctttttattttacttttttccctttttctttgggTACAAGGTAATTAACTCATCTACTTTTCTGAAAAAGAAAGGTAATTTCATTCTAACAGCACTATTGACAGTAACTGCATTAAACATGACACAAATACATATTCTCAAAATCAACTAGTACCCTAGCTAGAAAAAACAATAAAGTCATCTATCTAGTTGCTTAAGTGATTATAGAGTGGTCATCTCTTCATTAGTTGACTAGCTTAtaaattttgttcataaatcCAACCCTATTAAACATGTTATCGAGATCCAACTAATCCGTATGAATTATGATAATTGGCTTTTGTTGGGTAGGTGAATTAGTTGTTTCTTCGCGTCTAATCATTAACCTACTAACATTCACGTTGAAGTAGCTCGTGTTTATTCCTTCAAACTACCAAAAATCGACGGGGATCAAAATTAGGTGACTGATATGACCATTAAATATGAGTTGATCAAATTAATCATTTGAGCAATCTATTTCTGCTAAATTTTTTTGGGTAATCATCCGACCACTCAGGACACTTTTGCATACTCCACAAGCACCCTCTATTTGTCAtttcatttaattattttagtCATTCACAAAATAGTTAACCACAACGCCGTTATAGTGACTCGTCCAAATCTACCTGTCAATAAGTGGACTTGGGTATGCAATGAACTTTGAATGGGTCTAAATAAATATTCAATTAAACCTATTTAATTGGTGAGTAGTGGATTGACTTGGTTCAtcaatttatacacatttaaaAACAATCATACGTATGTCAAATAatcatatgtatatataataaagtcgtacTCTCGTCCTTGTTCCTTTATCTCTTTCCTAAATGGTTTAACAACATAGCAAGTAACTACAACACACTCTATGAAATAACCTAATAACCTCATTGTCCCAtatctcttttttattttgcctTTGTTCGTTCTTTGGATGGAATTCTAGATAATCCTTTCATAATTATATCTTCCATTCTCtcgattttttttccttaacccTAAACTAATCTTCAAGCCAAAAAATCATTGGGATTACTATAATTTGAATTATGTTTTTATCTCTCTTTCATCTTCAAAAGTTCGAAATATCAATTCAAATATTAGATTATCATTATCCAAGATGCCCTACATTCTTACTCATATACATGGTTCTCGATCTATTACTCTTCACTTTGTCTCTTTTCCATCGAATTGTGATTTTTAAGGTTTTTATTTAGGTCAAATACTAATTATTGTTTAGCTGCAAACTGACTTGCTTTTATGGGCAGGAGGAACCTTAGTGATATGGGCTGGTGTAATCTATGGTAGAGGGGCATCTCACGTTATTAAGAATTCTTCTTTTTAGAATGTTTGTATTTGGAAATCTAAATGGTTTGGTTAGTAGTTTGAGTTTtcattttttgggatttttgtaTAGATATTCAACACGCAAGTAATCGAAGAGCAAGAAGGTACCACTAATCGCATAAATTGCAAGTCATCGAGTCCATCCATGAAATGGTAAGGCACAAGTAGTGCTGTTAATCGGGTCGAGTCAAACTGAGTATTTGGCTGtagagctcgactcgagctcgttaGGCAAACGAGCTTTAAAATgtgttcgaactcgactcgtcAAATATACATGTGGCTCGAGCTCGTACAAGTTTGACTCGTTTGTGCAAATTAACCTCAACAAAaatctataatttttaattttatacttTTGActtctaaaatgacaaatatgccATTTATTAACGAGCTCTAACGAGCTACTCGGATATAAAACGAGCCGAGTAAGCTCGGCTCGTTAATTAAACGAACATATTTCTAGCTCGAGCTCTGCTCGTTTACCGCAACTAACGAGCCTAACTCGAGCCTTATCAAACCGAGTTCTAATGAGCTTTCAAGCTATTCGTGAAGTTTAACAACTCTAGGCACAAGCCAAGTATAAGAATTTGCATCAActtgacttcttttttttttttgtttgttaacAAAAGCTGACATTACTATTGATTCAACCTTAATTGTTGTAAATTTTCTTAAAAGCACTACCGTATGCAACTGTGGCAAACTTTTTCAGTCAAGCCATCAAATTTTTATGCTAATCATTGCACGTCTTTTATATTTGCTGAAAATTTGAGCTTTTGGTTTATAGGAAGATTAGCCAGGATATGATCTTGCACAATCTAGATTCCTAATTAGTCATGATAGCAAATGGTGCAATGATATATTGTTGTGTTACTCGTGCAAATGCAAACGACTGGAGGTATATTTGACGTGtccaatttcttttttctattcaTATAGCTAACAATTAAATAGATTTTTGTGGAACTTATGGTAGATTAtgtctaattttatttttcttttcatgggTAGTTATGTTATAatcaatttttgtttcaaatgagaacctTTTGTCTGTGATTTCACTGAAATAGTTGTTTGGTGCAGGTAAGATCTATATCtttgttatttgttttgtaCTATTTTTTGAAGATTCCCGTTCAACGAACAGGTACAAAAACAGTTATATatttaaacttaatttttagaaaatgtcaaataaattagaattttctatcgaatttttttaaaaaatgtcattatttcttgtcaaacaacatgtgaaaatttttattaaaaaatgtaGAATTTCAAGCGAGTTATAAATGAGTTATTGGATATATTCAAATCCATCTTTTAAATGGGGTACGAATAGGTTAATTTATTTTGACACATTTATTAAATAagtataaatgaattaattcaaTTATATCAATTGTCCATTATGACCTTCCAAGCCTGATCAAGCTATCCATTTACACATTTTTGTATGTCTAAAGTATTTTGTACTTACAGTGTATGGTCTTTACTtgatatttctttttattaGCTCATGAGCACAAACGTGGCTGTAGTTTAGTGGTTAGAATTCTACGTTGTGGCCGTAGAGACCTGGGCTCGAATCCCAGCAGCCACATGCCTTTGGTGCTTAGAAAACGTTTTTCAAATCACTTGTGATGAGGATAAAAATTTGGATCTCCAGACAACCCCATCATTCCTTACAAAACACTCCGAAAAATCAATAATGTGGCCACTCTTCCGTGAGCTATAGCCTatagcccttttttttttttttttggctgaaaATGTCAAAGTCTTTTGTAGTAGCTGAACATTTTTCCCCCATAGGCCATAGTATAGTCATTCTTATTTTGTCAACAATCTAAAAATCCTAACTTCtaacttttctttttcgtttttgccttatttttttttttctgctaaACCCCCAAGccaaccaaataaaaaaaagtgatgACGAAAAGGCTTTTAGAAAGAGGAATAGACATTTTATTCGAATTTTTAATTGTACAACAATATTCAGATAACAATTTGCATTTTGCTGaagttgtcttttttttttttaaagcgtGTCATTGAGAGTAGAAGATTCAATTCTAACACCTGTATATAGTAATAAAATGAATGTCATCGTCCATTGAATTGAGATGGTATCCATTTGGATTACATTTTTTTGGGATAGTTTTTAAACTGTagaattttattataaattgtatatgtgaaattttaaaaaataattaataaatgtATTGAAACAATCTTAACGTCTTTTCACAAGTTCAAATCAAACAATTATTAGACTCATTATAGTATCTATTTAAAAGAGTAGAAGAGCATATATTCACCCAAGACTCTCCGTAAAACGACAACAGTCTATCTACAAAATATAAATTCTTtctacaaaatataaatatgagATTAAACTTTCCTACACTATCAGCAttagatgaatgacaactatgcaaaatttgaaattgaaattcaacttttgcacaatatcatgaatccaacgatgataatgtatacaccgtcagtgtaggaaagatttactcttataaaaaaatcataaaatgtcctgtttcttggaaaaagaaggaaaagtccTTCCAAGAACAATTCCATCCACTCGAAAtgaaacacataataaacaaATAAGGTCAAAGTAAGACAATCACCAAGGAATCCAGATAATTTTGGGGACTCCCATGATCCCACGAAGATTGGGCCACAAGCATTCTGTGATGGCGATGACTAATATGGGTCTTAATTCTAATTTTTGGGCCCGATTTGAATGCTGAATCATTTGTCATCCGGATCCATTATTCCTTTTTGTGCTCGAGCCTTTCGGTTGTCAGTTTATTAGCATATCCCCATAGGAATTTTCACTCAATCTTGCCCTTACACGTACTGTTATATCCGCCTTAGTGGGGATCTTGTCAATTTCCAAGTGGCCAACCCAGTCAGCAAATATTGCCACGTCATCCATCTCATCCCACTCGGTGCTCTTGCACGCGCCATGGTTTATTACTGATTTATTCTTTTTGGGCCTCGAGTATGATTGGTTTTGCTATTaattgcaaagtttgtgattctGCCGCCAAACATACTTCTTATCCCAAAACTAATAACCAAAATTCTATTCTTCCAGCAAAGATATAAAACCAGAAGTATTGTTATTAACTTTGCATAAAAGTTATTACAATGAATTATTCATCACATAGAGTATTCATGCAATCTTTCTACCTATATGAACCACTCTCATTATAATATTAACTAAAGAAACAACCGAATGTATACACTAATTAGCTGTCATGCATTTAATTCATTATACATCACTAAATCTCGTCATattttatcttgttttattCAATTAATACTATGATTCATCTTAaaatcaaaaatatttatcatacTCTTGACAGTTTATATGTATTAAAACTTTGTCAAAACATCAAAAAGATTAATATATTCTCTTATTACgttattttgatttaatttgtaATTGAAAAACATATTAGATTGAATAATTAACTTAAGAATTAAAGATGTCATGTAAATAGACTTATTTGTATGCTTGCGCAACTATCATAAATAGGTAGaagactttaaaaaaaatacatgaaAATTAATTACAATATCCAAATTATATATTGCAAGACAATATAAAAAAActacaaaatataaaaataattagagACTTTAATTCAATTTAATTAAAACTATTTATTCGTTGATAATAGTCGAATTGAGATATCCCAATTTAATTTTTATCTGAGTTCTATAGTAGATCGCTTTCTTAATAAGGAAATGAATTAAATAAGTATACAATTAATCAATTACATTGTATCCTACCTTGAAGAGGTTTATGACAATTTCACTTACCTCTCTTCGGGTTTGAATAAATACACTAACTTCTCTCCTACAATAAAATAGCTATAATATCCTTCACTTATACGTaatcttaaaaaaaatctataacTACAATCAATCATTCATTCTAAAAGCAACAATTGCCACACAAAATAAactatttttcaaagttttCGGTTATCTCTCCTGCATTATTTCTTCTGTATTTCATAATCCACTATTTGTTCCATAGTTGCTGTCTCATCCGATGCATTTTGAATTCAAGTTATTATGGAAATAGaccccatttcttttttttttgataaatattaTCGAATTGAAATTGTCAAATGACAAGTTACGAGAGTAGATTTGTCGTCAAACTAAATGAAGATGAAAAGAATGGTGGCGATATAGAGtacaaacaataaaataaaaaagtgatgGCCTAAAAAGGAACATTGATTGAGTAAGGTTATGCTATTATGCCGATTGtataaaaatgatttttgagatataaaAACTGCAATTGAATTTGCCTAGAAATATGGGATATGGTCTCTAGTATTGCTTGAAGGTAGATTGTCAAATTTGTAAGAATGTAGAAATTAAATTGAAGTGTTTTGTTGAGTTCGTTAGTATATTTGTTACGTTGTTTGTAATGGTTACAGAGTTGAAAAATTGATAAGTAAATTTTTCTCCATTTAACAAAAgattattttaggatttttagaATAAATTTAACATATTGGGTCTATATTGTTACTGAAATGCTAATAATAAAGGAGGTaagtataaattttttaaattagagCTGAGCTAGTTGCAATAATTAAGagaagtttgtgaaattatccctaacaATCATCGCTCATTTCCAAAGAGTCGTTCTCCGAATCTCTTAAAGAGGCTGAAGATAAGGAAAGAAGACGAAAGAAATGGAGTACGAAACAACCGCGCGTGGGAGCGTGAATTTCCACAAAAGATCTGCTGTCCCGAAGTTCCCACCCACCTGGTTCA
This portion of the Coffea arabica cultivar ET-39 chromosome 2e, Coffea Arabica ET-39 HiFi, whole genome shotgun sequence genome encodes:
- the LOC113730552 gene encoding beta-hexosaminidase 1, which codes for MPSKRPTLFFLLFPFLLSISRSFPTPVNSSRTLSLHKSKLHFDDQSLTLLWPLPAQYTFGNQTLTVDPNLSLVLSGNGGASGIVKEAVQRYKDLIFKHSSKVPSTSGVVYDIQKLSIIVQSDNEELQLGVDESYSLLVGKNDEHSIIGEATIEANSVYGALRGLETLSQLCVFDYGAKTVLVSKAPWFIQDKPRFEYRGLSLDTSRHYYPIDVIKQVIESMSYAKLNVLHWHIIDEESFPLEVPRYPKLWKGAYSKWERYTVEDAQEIVSYAKMRGINVMAEVDVPGHAESWGKGYPDLWPSPSCREPLDISKNFTFDVISGILAGMREIFPFKFFHLGGDEVNTDCWNSTPHVKQWLQDRNMTVKDGYQYFVLKAQEIALSLNWTPVNWEETFNTFPSKLNPQTVVHNWLGPGVCPKAVAKGFRCIFSNQGVWYLDHLDVPWNETYYAEPLEGIKDASEQRLVLGGEVCMWSETADTSDVQQTIWPRAAAAAERLWSDREATSAPDTKLSALNRLEYFRCLLNRRGVAAAPVRNQYARRPPIGAGSCYDQ